DNA from Hyphomicrobiales bacterium:
TGGCGCATGTGTTGCGGTGCAGGTTGAACCCGGCGTCTTGCCCGCGACAGATGGGTAGACCAAACCGGATGGCAGTTTCGTGACGATGGCTCAGAAGCCTTTGAAAAATCTGGCCTTTGGCGTTGTCTTGGTGGCTTTTGTATCTTTCTTGGGATCGGAACTTGCTGTTGCGCAGAGCGCGGACAACAGCGTGACCACCCGTCCGCTCGGCCCACCACCGGCCAGTATCACCTTAGACGTTGACCGACCCTCGGCGCCAGGGGGCGAGGTGTTTCGCGCGGGCTTTTTGGCCGATGCGGCTCCCGGCCATCAACGACAGCTTTATCGTCCGTTTCGCGATCATATGGAGGCGGTTCTGCAGCGCCCGGTCGAATTGGTTCCCTTCCGCGATGCGCGCTCATTGATGATGGCCATGCAGCGCGAAGACATTGGTTATGCGATGGCACCGGCCAGCATCTTCGTCGCCACGCATCGCTTGTGCGGCTGCGTGAGGCCGCTTGGCAGCCAACCCAATCGCGATGGGTCCGATGGTGTTTTTGCAGTCATACTCGTTGCTGAAAATGCGGAAGTTGGCGATCTCGGCGACCTTGCCAACAAACGCCTCACACTTGTTGGCGACGGCAGTGTGGTCGCGCATCGCGTGGGGCTCGCGGAGCTTGACCGCGCCGAGCTTGGCTTCGAACCCGATCAGATCACCTTTGCGGCGACATTGGTGGAGGCTGTCGGACGTCTTGAAACGGGTGACGCCGACGCGATCCTGAGCTGGACGCGCCAAGCCGATGGCGCGATCCTCTTCGACCGCGAGCCAGCCAGTGCGCTTTCCGATGAAGCCCGTGCGGACCTACGGATTCTCTGGCGCTCGCGGCCGATGCCAGGGTCAACGCACTTCATCCACACCGGTCTACAGGAGCCAGTGGCCGAAACGCTTCAAGCGATGCTGATCGGGCTGACAGGCACCGATGGCGACGCCTTCGACGCCATCGACCAGGGCAGCGGCCGAGGTTTTGTCGCGCGCCAGATGGTGGACTATGCACCGCTTCTCGACGCGTTCGACTATTGGGATCGCCTGGAGCAAGCCGCCAGATAAGTCTTTTCGGTCAGGCTGAGTGCGCCAGTTTGAAATCGGCCTCAGTCATGCCGATCGGCTTGGCACCTTTGAGGGAAAAGGTCACCTTCACCGCGCCATCGCTTGTTTCCATACCGACGAATGCACCGCCGGCCTTCTTCAAAGCACTCTGCAGGGCTGCACGCGGTAGGGTTGGATCAACGTTCTTTGGACGTTTGGTGACACCTACATTGTCACGCTCCGCCGACACATCGCTAATCGTGAAGCGGACGGACCCGTCGGACGGCTTGCCGGCATCGACTTTCAAGACTGGTTTTTCAGCCTCGGTCTGCGAATAGGCGAGCAGCATCGCCTGCCGCAAGACATTGCGAATGGCCATGCGGTCGCCAGACAGAGGCGGCAAAAACCCGTGCTCAAGATTGCCGGCCACCAACTCGTCGTTCGAGGCTTCCTGGTACCAGCCATTGAGAATGCGATCCGGCAGAAAGCTGAACTCGAACGTGTCGTCGCCGCCCGATGGCGGCTCCATGAGGCAAAGGCAGGATTCCAGCAGGCGGCGCATTTCCTGCGCTTCGACCTTGGCCAGACGCAGGGCATTTTTCGCCTTTTGCGTATCGGTTATCGCGCGCCGCGATTTGTCCAAAATGTCGTCCATCGGCATGATCGCAACAAACCGGTGATAGACTGTCCCATCAGGTCGTTTGACGTTGGCACAGTAGGACATGGAGGTGAAAAAACCGGTGTCAGTGTGTAGCGTGAGCAGCATCGGTTCTCGGGTTTCACCCAGCAGATCGACAATCGGCTGCGGGCGCTGACCGCGCGTGCCAAGTGCCTGGGCGCAGTTGCGGTTCATCCGGCGAAGGCCATCAAAATCATCCTGTTTGAACAGCTCAATGGCCATCGCGTTTGCTGCGATTAACCGGTCCTCGTGGTCATATTGCAAGATGCCGAAACCGAAGTCGGCGATAGCCTTCTTCAGCGAAGAGAGTTCGTCCTGAAAAACCACGGAAACGGAGGTCAGGAGCATGTTCAGCGAACCTGAAATCTGGCCGATTTCATCACGGCGCATCATGTGCAGTTGGTAGGCGTCGGCCCGGTCGGGGTTTTCCACCGCCTGCCGCAGTGCCTTGTTGATCGCGCGAAGTGGTCGGATCACCAGCAGCATCGACGCAAAGATGAAAAGAACCGCCGTCAGACCGGCGATGAACAAAACGCTGAGCCCGAAATTGCGCAACTGGTTGAAGGTCGCCGCTTCGATCGGTTCGGTCGGCAGCCGAACAATCATGTGATGGGCAAGGCCGGTGTCTTCCGGCGAGAGATGCACATCGATCGCTGGCGCATTGGGGCTGGCTTGCACGCCAACGCCAGACAATCGAGCGATGTTAAGATCGAGCGCCGGTCGCTCACCAAAAACCGAGAGCGGCCCCCCGGCGCTGTCGTAAACCACACCGCCCAACAGCAGACCGTCACGGATCATGCGTTCGCCAAGCCGTGTCTTGTGTTCAGCGGTCAGAAAGGCGGCAGGATCCGATGCGTGATACCAGGCCATCCGCACGGTTTCGACGGCACGACCTTCGTTGGCTTTGTGCCAGAAATAGGCGGCAGGGATGAGGAAGATGATCTCGGTGATAAGTACGGCTGTGCAGACAGCGACACCGAACCCCAGCGTCAACCGTTTTGGCCACAATCTTGCAAGCCAGGAGACTTTGCTACGCTTGGCAGCAGTCACAGGCGTCCTCACGAACCATTATCACGCCGTACTCTTACGCGCGATTGGTTAAGGAACGCTTGTAGGCATTCGTCGTGACGACCTAAACACCATGAAATTCAGATGCTTAGGGATGCAACACAAAGACAATGATGATCAACCCAGGTGCCGCTTGACTAGGGCGTGTAGGTGATGGTTTCAGAGCGACGCGGGCGCAGGTAAAAATCATCACTGAGTTCGATGGTTCCGGTGATGGTGTGAGAAGTTGCCGGCCTATGGCTGTAAGTGAGATTGGCCACCACGAGGAAGCTGTCTGGGATCAAGAGAGGCCCGGGAATGGTGTAGGAACCACCAACTGATGGCGCTGCGCCGTTGCGCGATTCTGACCACATGACCTCGGTCGCACCCTGATCGTCGATCTGAACGCCAGCCACCTGAATGGACAGGTTGGCCACATCAAACGGCGCCAGAATCGCTTGTGTGGCATCCATGATGTCATCCATCTCAGCGCCGGTCAGGTTGGTCTGTTGGGTCACAAGATCGGCCAGGGCACTGGCTGCATGCGAAACCTTACGATCAGCGCTCACGCCTTGGCTCAACTCCAACGACCCCAACCATAGCGCGATCATGAAAGGCGCAATCATCGCAAATTCGATGGCCGCCACGCCGCGTTTTTCGCGGCGAAATGATCGGATCCGCCTTGCTACCTTTAAAAGACCAAAGCGGTCGGCTTGGCGCGATTGACTGTCTTGCTCATGCATGGTGATCAAACTCGCTAAAATGGCTCGTTTCGGAAGGCGGTGGTTGCGATAAGAAGCCGCTGCCGTCCGGCAATGTCGGCAGCGTCGAGGCCCATAAAGTTGAAAAGCAACGGCCAGCGATAGAATGCCCGCACAATCACGGTCTCGCCGCCAACGCCTGGCTCGAAACCAAAAGCACCGTTGAAATTACCGGCGCCATCGACGGGTGGCCGCGCAAGATCAGCGGCATCAAAACGTACAACGCGTTGCACGTCGATCGCCAAGCGTTCGTCGCAATCAAACAGGACGCCGATCTCATTGCACATCAGGGCACGGAAACCGGCTTCGTCGATGCCTTGAGACTGGACCTGGCCGGTGCGGATTTGCCGACCGGCCTCCGAGACGCCAGATTCCAAAAGTTGACCGGCCCAAAATACCATCGCCGTTTCGATGATAGCCATCTTCAAAAAGAAGAATGGCACGGCGATAATGCCGAACTCGACCGCCGTCGCACCGGACGGTTGGCGGATAAAACGCTGCGTCAGCGCTCCTATGCCGCGCACCTTGTTGCCAAGTGCCTGAATCATGTTGCCAGCCTCATACAGTCGCTCCGCGACAGCGCACCGAAAGGCACGCAAAGCATCGCGTTGCCATGAGAGTAGGCATGGAAAAGTAAAGCCTTACCTCAGCGAGACGGTAAACAGATGCTCTGCGTCGGCATGAAAAAAGGCTTAAGCGGCGTTAACCAAACGCGGTTGTCATTAAAGTCACGCGCGCGCGCGTGCGGGACAGCATCTCATAGATTGGTCTATTCGCCGCCGCGAACTGCTTCGAGCGCCGCCCGGTTTCGCGCTTGGAACGCGTTCAGGCCGGCTTCGACCATTTCCGGTGCATCGCCCGGTGTTGGTCGAATTTCACAGGTCGGAGCACAAGAAAGCGTTGTGCGTTGAACGCCGCGATAGACCGATACCAGGCTTTGACCACGCACCGTCACCCGCAACGTTTCCTCAGCCAGGACCGCGCCTTCTTCGTCCAACATGACCAAATTGGTTTCGCCGTAGCTTTTGCCGGTCAGAATGATCGTTCCGGGGTCCGGCATCGACGCATCGGCAATAGCGGGATTGCCAATAACAATCGTGGACACGTCACCGACAACGCGCATCACGCGCGCATGATCAAGTGCGAGCACAATTCCACCGAAACTGGATGCCTCGCCTGACATGGACTGGGTCAATCCGCCATCCTGAAAATCGTCCAGGGAGGCTGCAGCGATTTCTGTTTCGATCGGTGTGTCGACCAACCCCTGGACAACGATAGAATCGGCATCAGCGCCAAGCGTAGGCTCTTCCATAGAAGAATCGTGAACAGCAGTTGACGCCGCGCCCTCTGGGGAATGGGGTAGAATCTGGCGAGGAGTGTCGGTGGTACTTGCTGCCAGCTCGGAGGGAAGGTCGGTCCGCGTCGGCTCGCTAGTGTCCACCTTGCTGGTCGACTGCGTAATGATGGGGTCCACGCCATTTCGCGTTACGTCGGTGGCAATGGACGGCAAGGCCGCCGCAATGCCGAGCCCAGCAAGCGAAACGCTCGCCAAAACAACGCGAAATGGAACCGAACGGGAGCCGAAACGCACGATAATTCCTCCAAGAACAACTGGTTTGGAGGATGCAGGGTTTTGGTGAACAGCGCGTTAAGCCCTTCGCGAGAACCCGTTGGCAATCGAAAAGCAGCGCCTTTTCAAGATTTTAGATGACTAATGAACCGTTGCTGACCTTACGACCACAACGCGTTTGGGAAAGTATGAACGGAAATACACACAATGTGCGGCTTTTCGAAAACCCTGCCTTAAGGGGTCGCGCCTATTGTCGAGATCGTTCCGAGCAACAACGCATCGGAGCACATAAAACACAGTGTGTATGGAGTCTGGACATGAAAAAGTTTCTCTCGCGCTTCGTCAAAGACGAATCTGGCGCCACAGCCATTGAATACGGCCTGATCGCTGCTGGTATCGCAGTTGTTATCATTGGTGCCGTTCAGTTGGCAGGTGATAACCTCAACATCACTTGGGGTCTGATCGCCGCTGCAATGCTCTAAAGGCATTGCTGCTAAATTCAGCTTTCAAGAAGGGTGGCGCGTCACAACCGACGCGCCGCCTTTTTTCTTAGGTCGAGGGGAGATTCTGGGGATGGTGTTACAGTTCTTGGTGTTCGGTGTTTTTCCCGGGCTCGTCCTCTTGGCTGCGACGATGGACATGTTCACCATGACCATCCCGAACAAGCTTTGCCTTGCTTTGGTTGCAGCGTTCTTCGCCGCGGCGCCGTTTATTGATCTTTCTTTATCAATCGTCGGTTGGCATGTGTGTGCCGCACTTATCGCGCTTGCGATCACGTTCCTGTTGTTCGCCTCTGGTGTCTTTGGGGGTGGGGATGCGAAGCTGACCGCCGCCGTCGTTCTATGGCTCGGACCGAGCTTGGCGCTTGATTTTGCACTATTGGCCGCCCTGTTTGGCGGCATCCTGACCGCTGGCTTGATGGTGCTTCGCGCCTTCCCATCCTACACAGTGAGTGTCGAAAGTCCTTGGGCGGCGCGTTTGCTTTCCACCGAAGTCGGCATTCCCTATGGGATTGCACTCTCCACTGCGGCAATGATCGTCTTCGTTCAAAGCCCCTGGTTTGCTGCAGCGATCACCCACTAAAGAAAGCAGTGTTTGAGGCCCGGACAACCAATCGCTCAATTCGCTCACCTTCGGTTAACCTTACCTATACCTTTACGGCGCACTCTACGCTCGAGTTTTGCGTGCCATTGGTCGGAGTCTGACCCCATCAGCTGATGCGTGGCGCGCCCTTGCGTTGAAGGGATAGCGTTATGAAGTCCTCGCGAGTGATCGTGTTTGGCGTTGCTGCGGTGGCAGGCGGTCTAGCCTGGCTTGTGGCGGGAAACATTGCCGCACCGCCACCACCTGAAGTCATCGCTGAAGAGCCGTCGATTCCTTCTACCCGCGTGTTGGTTGCGCGTTACGATCTGACAATCGGCGAGCGGCTCAGCCCGTCAGCCATGGAATGGCAGGAATGGCCTGCCGCCAACGTTGCCCAAGCCTTTATCTCTGAGGACACCGACCCAGACGCCTTGCGCGAGTACGACCAAGGCATCGTCACGGCGCCAATCTATGCGGGCGAACCTATTCGCTCACCGGTGATCGCTACGTCAGGCCGCGGGTTCATGTCGGCTATTCTTCCATCAGGTCGGCGCGCCGTGTCGGTGCGCGTTGAAACGGAATCGCGCGCGGCCGGTTTCATCCTGCCCAACGATCGGATCGATGTGATCCTGACGCGCGTGCAGCGCGGAACTTCAAGCGATGGTGGCGATCTCTTCTCCTCTGAGACAATTTTGGAAAATGTCCGCGTGCTCGCCATTGATCAAACGTTCGAAGAGCGGGACGGCGAGAAGTTCGTTTCCGGTGAGATCGCAACGCTCGAGCTATCGCCTGGTGATGCGGAACTGATCGCGCTCGCTGATGAGATGGGCACGCTTTCTTTATCGCTGCGCTCGATCGCTGATTTGGAAGAGGGCGACGGCACAATTGACGAGGATGTCGCCCGCCGCTTGCGCGGTGGTGGTGGTCAAGGCGGCTCGATCCGCATGATCCGCTTCGGCATTCAGGGGGGTTGAGGACAATGACCACACGAACTGAAGGCCCCTACTCAACCGTTTACAAGGACCGCGCCATGCGCGCGATGCTTATGGTTGCGCTCGCTCTCGGTCTGACGATGGCCATCCTTCCGGCCACCACAGCGCGCGCGACCGGCATGGATGCGCTGACGATTACAAGCTTTGGCGAGACCCGCACGCTTTCACTTGGGATCAACAAGTCGATGGTCATCGAGTTGCCCGCTGACGTTCGTGATGTGCTGGTTTCCAATCCAGCGGTCGCCGATGCCGTGGTGCGCACCGCGCGCCGGGTGTTTGTGATCGGGATGGCAGCTGGCGACACCAACATCTTCTTGTTCGACGGCGCTGACCGTCAGATTGCTGTTCTCAATCTCACGATTCAACGCGACGTAACTGGCATCCAAGCGACGCTGGCAGACTTGATGCCGGGCGCTCGAATTGGCGTGGAACCGGTCAATGACGGCGTCATCTTGCGTGGTGTGGTGGAAAGCGCGGCGCAGGCGCAGACCGCCGTTGATGTCGCAACGCGCTTTGTCGGCGAAGCGAGCCGCGTGGTGAATGCCCTCCAGATCGCTGGTGGGGAACAGGTTCAATTGCGCGTCACCATCGCCGAGGTTCAGCGCACTGCACTACGCCAGCTTGGGGTCAATATTGGTGATTTCACCGGCGCAACAGCGCAGCCAGTGACCGCCGGCATCGGCGCTGCGACGCTGTCGGCACTGACATCTAACCCCTTCTCTTTGTCGGGTCAGGCGATTTCCAACTCCGTTCTAAACATCACCAGCAATGGCAT
Protein-coding regions in this window:
- a CDS encoding PhnD/SsuA/transferrin family substrate-binding protein; translation: MAFVSFLGSELAVAQSADNSVTTRPLGPPPASITLDVDRPSAPGGEVFRAGFLADAAPGHQRQLYRPFRDHMEAVLQRPVELVPFRDARSLMMAMQREDIGYAMAPASIFVATHRLCGCVRPLGSQPNRDGSDGVFAVILVAENAEVGDLGDLANKRLTLVGDGSVVAHRVGLAELDRAELGFEPDQITFAATLVEAVGRLETGDADAILSWTRQADGAILFDREPASALSDEARADLRILWRSRPMPGSTHFIHTGLQEPVAETLQAMLIGLTGTDGDAFDAIDQGSGRGFVARQMVDYAPLLDAFDYWDRLEQAAR
- a CDS encoding pilus assembly protein, with protein sequence MIALWLGSLELSQGVSADRKVSHAASALADLVTQQTNLTGAEMDDIMDATQAILAPFDVANLSIQVAGVQIDDQGATEVMWSESRNGAAPSVGGSYTIPGPLLIPDSFLVVANLTYSHRPATSHTITGTIELSDDFYLRPRRSETITYTP
- a CDS encoding pilus assembly protein — protein: MIQALGNKVRGIGALTQRFIRQPSGATAVEFGIIAVPFFFLKMAIIETAMVFWAGQLLESGVSEAGRQIRTGQVQSQGIDEAGFRALMCNEIGVLFDCDERLAIDVQRVVRFDAADLARPPVDGAGNFNGAFGFEPGVGGETVIVRAFYRWPLLFNFMGLDAADIAGRQRLLIATTAFRNEPF
- a CDS encoding pilus assembly protein N-terminal domain-containing protein, with amino-acid sequence MRFGSRSVPFRVVLASVSLAGLGIAAALPSIATDVTRNGVDPIITQSTSKVDTSEPTRTDLPSELAASTTDTPRQILPHSPEGAASTAVHDSSMEEPTLGADADSIVVQGLVDTPIETEIAAASLDDFQDGGLTQSMSGEASSFGGIVLALDHARVMRVVGDVSTIVIGNPAIADASMPDPGTIILTGKSYGETNLVMLDEEGAVLAEETLRVTVRGQSLVSVYRGVQRTTLSCAPTCEIRPTPGDAPEMVEAGLNAFQARNRAALEAVRGGE
- a CDS encoding Flp family type IVb pilin — encoded protein: MKKFLSRFVKDESGATAIEYGLIAAGIAVVIIGAVQLAGDNLNITWGLIAAAML
- a CDS encoding prepilin peptidase, whose translation is MVLQFLVFGVFPGLVLLAATMDMFTMTIPNKLCLALVAAFFAAAPFIDLSLSIVGWHVCAALIALAITFLLFASGVFGGGDAKLTAAVVLWLGPSLALDFALLAALFGGILTAGLMVLRAFPSYTVSVESPWAARLLSTEVGIPYGIALSTAAMIVFVQSPWFAAAITH
- the cpaB gene encoding Flp pilus assembly protein CpaB; translated protein: MKSSRVIVFGVAAVAGGLAWLVAGNIAAPPPPEVIAEEPSIPSTRVLVARYDLTIGERLSPSAMEWQEWPAANVAQAFISEDTDPDALREYDQGIVTAPIYAGEPIRSPVIATSGRGFMSAILPSGRRAVSVRVETESRAAGFILPNDRIDVILTRVQRGTSSDGGDLFSSETILENVRVLAIDQTFEERDGEKFVSGEIATLELSPGDAELIALADEMGTLSLSLRSIADLEEGDGTIDEDVARRLRGGGGQGGSIRMIRFGIQGG
- a CDS encoding type II and III secretion system protein family protein; translation: MRAMLMVALALGLTMAILPATTARATGMDALTITSFGETRTLSLGINKSMVIELPADVRDVLVSNPAVADAVVRTARRVFVIGMAAGDTNIFLFDGADRQIAVLNLTIQRDVTGIQATLADLMPGARIGVEPVNDGVILRGVVESAAQAQTAVDVATRFVGEASRVVNALQIAGGEQVQLRVTIAEVQRTALRQLGVNIGDFTGATAQPVTAGIGAATLSALTSNPFSLSGQAISNSVLNITSNGISAQIRALEQDGIVRTLAEPNLTAVSGEAASFLAGGEFPVPISRDSQGNVIVEYKPFGVGLGFTPIVLAGDRISLQIETEVSELTAEGAFTLRSDNGNDLSIPGLRVRRASTMVELPSGGSIVMAGLIDQRLAQNIDGIPGLMSLPIIGQLFRSSDFQRSQTELAIFITPYLTQAVARDDLVRPDENLRPASDLSTLFFNQLIEQYGVQGQAPSGRYHGHAGFIVP